Genomic DNA from Nitratidesulfovibrio vulgaris str. Hildenborough:
CAGCTTGTCGATGCAGGATTCTAATCGACTTGTATTGAGCATAACAAGCCATATTATATTGCTATTTTATCGAGTAAGAACTGAAGGTTCTTTTTTGTCTAGAGAAGAACTGTATGTTCTTCTTTACTTCTTCAACCTGCCGCTACCGGGCTTGAAATCCTCTTTTTTCAGGCTGTGTCGGGTCATGAGCTTGTGTATCTGCCGGGTGGTGACCCCGGCGATGGCTGCTGCGCCTTTGATACTGCCCCCGCTGGTGGCGAGGGCGCGTTCCAGATACTCGCGTTCGAAGCTGTCCAGCGCATGACGGCGTGCGGCTTCAAGGGGCAGCGATATGTCAAGGGCGCGGTTGCGCACTGCATGGGGCAGTCCCCTGAATTCTGCGGGAAAGGCTTCGGGCGACAGCACTTCTCCCCCTTCGAGGATGCAGGCGCGTTCGATGATGTTCTCAAGCTCACGCACGTTGCCGGGCCAGTCGTAGCGCATGAAGGCGTCGATGACATCGGGGTGGATGGCCCGAATGTCACGTGAACGTTGCGGGTTGCAGCGCCTCACGAACGCCTCTGCCAGCTGGAGGATGTCCTCTTTGCGTTCACGCAGCGGCGGGATGTCGATGGGAAAGACGTTCAGCCGGTAGTACAGGTCGCGCCTGAAGCGCCCCTGCGCACACAGGGTCGACAGGTCTTCGTTGGTGGCTGCCACGACGCGCACATCGGGCCGGATGACGGTCTCGCCGCCCACACGCTGGAAACATCTGTCCTGCAACACATTGAGGAGTTTGATTTGTACGGACGGGCCGATGGTGCCTATCTCGTCGAGGAAGATGGTCCCGCCTTCGGCGATCTCGAAACGCCCCGGCTTCTTGCGGATGGCGCCCGTGAAGGCACCTTTCTCGTGGCCGAAGAGTTCGCTCTCCACCAGCGCCTCCGGAATGGCCCCGCAGTGTACGCTGATGAAACGTTTGCCGTGCCTGTTGCTGTGGCTGTGGATGAGGCGTGCGATGAGGCTCTTGCCCGTGCCGGTCTCGCCGGTGAGCAGCACGGTGCTGCGTGTGGCCGCCACGAGGCGTATCTTGTCATAGACCTCACGCATCCGGGGGCTGCGGGTGTCGAGTACGATGCCCTCGTCACCTCCGGAGCGGCCCTGTATCAGCCGGTCGCGCAGGTAGTCGAGTTCGGAGCGCACCAGCGCCGATTCGTGCAGCTTCTGGGTTACCAGCCGTACCTCTTCAGGGTGCAACGGGTAGGTGAGGTAGTTGCCTGCCCCGGCCCGCACGGCATCGACTGCCTGCCGGATGGCGTCGGCGCGGGCCAGCACGATGAGGTCGACGGAGGGATGCTGCTGTCTGAAGCCGTGGACGGCCTGACGTATGGTCTCATAGTCCGTCGTGGTGCCGCCGCACAGGATGTCCATGTCCACAAGGGCGATGTCATGGGCGCGCGCGGCAAGGCGCGACTTCATCCCGGCGGTGGAACGACTCAGTTCGAGGTCGATGTCGGGAGTGAAGCAGCGTGGCAGGACGGCGAGGGCCGCAGGGTCCATGGTGGCAGCGAGCACGTAGCGCATGATGCGTTCCTATCCTGTGGTGTCTTCTCACACAAGGGGTTGCCATCCTTGCACTCGTCGGCAAGGCGGGGTAGGGGGGAATCAGGCGACACACTGTAACGCAGGAGGCATGACAATGGCCGACCGTTACCCCATTCTCCCCGGTGGCGCACCCGCCCCGGTGGCCCCCTACTCACCCGGCATGGTCTGCGGCAGCTTTCTCTTCGTCTCGGGGCAGCTTCCGCTTGACGCTGCCACCGGCGTCCTCATCGAAGGCGACATCCGTGAACGTACCCGGCAGGCCCTTCGGAACATGCAGGCCGTCGTCCGGGCTGCGGGCTGCGAATTGTCGTGCGCGGTGCGCGTGAACATCTATCTCGCCGACATGAATGATTTCGCCGCCGTGAACGAGGTCTACAAGACCTTCTTCTGCAAGCCGTACCCGGCCCGGACGGCGATTCAGGCCGCGGCATTGCCGCTTGGTTCCGACATCCTCATCGACGGAATCTTCGCACTGTGAGGTCTCGCCCGTCCCCTTCCGGGGGCGGGCGTTTCCGCACGCATGGCTGAAATGCCGTGCCCGCCTGTCAGCGTCGGGCACCTGTTGCGGGGCCATTCGTACGTGCCGGATGGGACGGTCTCCTCTTGTGGCCCGCAGGGTGAGCGCGGTGCACGGTCGTCAGCGGGCGGGTGCAGACCGTCTTTGACGACCTTCCACGACCCGCCGCATAGCTTTGGGACAGTGGGCACTGCGTGTTGCATCGAACGTGCGGCTGCGGGTGCGCCCCGTGTGTCGCCGTGCAGCCTCAGTTGCCGTCGCGTGCGAGTCCGTGCTTGCGGACAAGTTCGTAAAGATGCCCGCGCGAGATGCCCGCCTCGGATGCGGCGGCGCGTACGTCGGCCCCGTGCCTGTCGAGAAGCCGGGTCACGTAGGCACGTTCGGCGCATGCCTTGTAATCGCGCAGTGTCATGGGCGTGCCGTCGTGTCCCTCTGCCGCAGGCATGCAATGGTCGACCTCGGATGCGCACGGAATGGTCGCGCGGGCGACGGTGACGCGCACTTCCACCGGAAGCTGCCTGGCGTAGAGCGTGCTGTCGTCGTGCGCCGCCGTGCAGGCACGTTCGACGGCGTGGCGTAACTCGCGGATATTGCCCGGCCACGCGTAGCGTTCCACAGTCTCCATGAAATCACCGGCCATCTGCTTCATCGGTGCACCGTGCTGTGCACAGTACCCCTCGATGACGTGCTCGCAGAGGGGCAGTATGTCGGCTGTGCGGTCACGAAGGGGGGGCAGGGTGATGGTAAGCCCGCGCAGGCGGTACAGCAGGTCGCTACGGAAGAGGTCAAGCCGCGTCATCTCATGCAGGTTCTTGTTCGTGGCGGCCACGAGCCTGAAATCGCTGGAGACTTCATGCGCGGAACCCACGGGGCGAAAGCGCCGCAGTTCAAGCGCCCGGAGAAAGCTGCCCTGCATGGCAAGCGGCAGGTCGCCTGCCTCATCAAGGAACAGTGTGCCGCCGTGTGCTTGCCGCAAGAGCCCTTCGCTGTTGCGTTCCGCCCCGGTGAACGCCCCCCGGACGTGTCCGAAGAGTTGACTCTCGACGAGATTCTCCGTCAGCGAGGCACAGTCGAGAGTGACCAGCGGGCTTTCACACCGGGCACTATTGGCGTGTACGGCGCGGGCGAACAGTTCCTTTCCCGTTCCCGTCTCACCGGTGATGAGCACGTTGACCGTACTGGCGGCCGCCTCTTCGACGAGGTCGAGGGCCTCGCGCAGGGCAGGGCTGTCGCCCACGATGGCGTCGCGCCGCAGGGGCCGCCGCCCTGTGGCGCTATTGCGTCCGGCGCGGTAGGCGAGGGCACGCGAGAGTGAGAGCATCACCTCCTGCACTTTGAGAGGCTTTTGCACGTAGTCCCATACACCGTGGCGCAGGGCCGTCTCGGCACCGTCGGCACTGCCATGTCCCGTGATGACGATGACCTCGGGTGTACCGGGCAGTCGGGTGAAGCGCGCCACGTTCTCAAGCCCGTTGCCGTCAGGCAGCAGGACATCGAGAAAGACCACGTCGATACCTTTGGCTGCCTTCTCCTCGGCTTCGGTCAGCGACGCCGCCGCAAGCACTTCATGCCCCATGCCTCCCGCCGTGTCTGCCACAAGAATCCGGACGAGGCTTTCGTCATCAACTACAAGAATGCGCGCCATGTCAGTACCTTATCGACCTTGAATGTCGTTTGCCGGGCGGTTGGCCTCCGCTGGACAGGTGGTTCAGCAGGCAAGCCACACGCAGACTCCACGGCGTCACGTTCCGGCAGATGTGCGCAGTATGAAGCCCGGCGCGGTTCATGCGTCTTCCCTCGTTGCCTGCAGAAGTGCCGTGAGGGTGGTTTCGGCCCCGGCGAGGTCGGTGATGACGGCTTCCAGCATCCTCCGGTCGGGTGCCCCCGCCACGCAGGCCATTTCGAGGGCGCTGGTGCTGGCGGCAAGGTGCCCGAGGTGCAGTGCCTTTGCCGAATTGCACAGGGCGTGCGCTTCACGGCGGAGAGGCGCGAGGTCCCATTCACTGGTCTGGCGGACTTCCAGCGTGCGCATGAGCGCGGTGCGACGGGTCGGCACATCGTCGAGGAAGGCTGCATACAGGCGTGCCAGAAGGCCTTCGTTTCCGGCGAGGTCGGCGAGGGCCGCTTGTGTGTCGTGTACCGGCAGGGGCGTTGTGTCCTGCTGCTGCGACGCGACTGTGGACAGAGGGGCCACAGGGGGCGGATAGGATGCAGCGGATGCAGACGGGAGGGGGGCATCGCCCGGACAGTGGCTGGAAGGAGGGAGTGCAGGCGGGGAAGCGGCTGCCATCGCCGCGGTACCCGGATGCAGCACCCTGTGCACCTGTTCCAGCAGGGTGGCGACGCGCAGGGGCTTGATGATGACGCCATCGGCAGGGGCGTTCAGCAACTGGGCGCGTTCATCGCCTGCGGCGGAGGCCGTGACCATGAGCACCGGGGTGTCGGGGCGTATGCCCGGCACGTCACCTGCCCGCATGTGACGCAGTACATCCAGTCCGTCGAGTCCCGGCATCCGCACGTCCAGCAGGGCGAGGGAGAACCCGCGACCGTCGGCGAGGCATTCGAGCGCCTCAAGGCCGTCACTGGCGCACATGACGTCGTATCCTGCCCCGGTGAGGGCGTCGTGCAGGAAAAGCCGGTTCACAGGGTTGTCGTCTGCCACGAGGATGCGCAACCGGTGTGCAGGTGATGCGACAGAGAGACTTGCCGGACTGCACGTCATGGCGGCGCTGTCGCCGGTCTGGTGCGGCAGCACCTCTTCGGAGGGTGGCAGCGGCGACCTGTACGGCACGTGGGAGTCCTGCACGAGGGGCTGACGCCGGTCAGCCCGTGCCTCCTGTTCCGTTGCAATGCCGAGGCGTGCCGTGAACCAGAAAGAACTGCCCGTCCCCGGTGTGCTGTGGACGCCCGCAGTGCCGCCGCACATGGCGGCGATGTCGCGGGTGATGGCAAGCCCGAGGCCCGTGCCGCCCATTCTCAACTCGTGTGCGGCACCACCCTGCACAAAACTCTCGAAGATGGCGTCCTGTTCGTGCAGCGGAATACCCACCCCCGTGTCCTGCACGGTGAAGCGCAGCATGACGTCCTCCGCACTCCGTTCCTCTTCGCGGACGGCGACGGTGATGGTTCCCCGGCGCGTAAACTTGACCGCATTGCTGACGAGGTTGCCGAGTGCCTGCCGTAGCCGGAAGTCGTCACCCGTGAGCGAGTCTGGCAATCCGGGTGGAATGTCCGCAGTCAGGGTAAGCCCCTTTTGTTCACAGGTGAACCGGAACAGGCCGAGGCATTCGTCCACGGCGTTCCGTAGTGCGAAATGCCGGGGAAGAAGGCGTAATCTGCCCGATTCAAGGCATGAGTAGTCCGTGATGTCGTTGACGATTTCCAGCAGGTTGGCAGAGGCGCCCTTGAGCTGGGCGATGTAGGCGCTTCTCCGTTCGGGTGGGCAGCCGGGCGCTTCGAGCAGGTCGGCCATGCCGATGATACCGGTGAGCGGGGTTCGCATGTCGTGGCTCATGTTGGCGAGAAAGGCGCTCTTCATGCGGTTGGCGGCTTCGGCCACGGCTTGCCTGCTGCTGATGAGCAACGTTGCGCCGCCGATGCCGAACACGCCTACGATAGCGATGCACCAGTAGGTGATGGAGAGGGTATTGAGCCTGTCGGCCTGCACGGCAAGCAGCGGGGCGGCGGCAAGGGCGACGCTGATGCCGCCTCGCTGTCCTCCGGTGACATCGCGTTCGTCGCGGTGGCAGTTCATGCATGTGGCGTCTGTGGCGAGGGGGGCCATGAAGCGGTAGTGCGACAGCGAACCTTTCATACCCTGTTCGAGGGTGAATACTTCCTTCTCGCCGTACCTGAACTTGTCGAGGGCTGCCTTCTCCCACACGTCGGGGGCGTTTTCGGGGCGTAGCGGGAAGAGACTGGTGATGCGGAAGCCGACTCCTTCGCGGTCGTTGAGTATCTCGGAAATCTGCCGGGTCATGTAGGCTGGGTTGACCCGCGTCAGTCGCTGCCCGTCAGAGGTGGTCACCACGCGGTCGTCTTCCGGCAGGTAGGGATTGGGCGGCCCGTAGGCGCTTTCCGGAACGAGGACGCCGCCATGCACGGCGTTCCATGCACGCGTGGCGACTATCTGTGCAAAGAAGCTGCGGGCCTGAAGCAGGGCCAGTTCATGGATGTGGTCGGCTTCGCTGTCGGCGTTCCAGCGGTACAGGCCTAGCAGCAGAAGGCACCAGAGCAGGGTGAGGGCGCAGGGGATACGCAGGGTCTGCCATGTCCAGTTCATGGGCTGGCCTCCACGGTGTCGTCATCTTTTTCTGTCACCTGTCATCTTTTTCTGACTCCTGCAAGGTCGCAAGACGATTCTCCAAGAGGCGTCGTTTTGTTCTCCTTGTATTACAGATGGTTTTTGCGGTGGTTCGATTTTTCACATTCGGCACGCCTTTTGTAAAACATGGCGTGTCCCGGCTCGGGCATGCGGATATGGGAAGGTACTTACAAGAATGCGTAATGGCTGCTATGCTGCTCGCAGGATTCCGGTTCGTGAAGGAGGCCGGACTCCCTTTCAGAAGAGGTACATCCGCTCCGTAAAAGGGCCGGGTCGCCAACCAACAGCAAGGAGGCGGTAATGTCTGAGGAGAAGAGCCGCAACGGGCCAGCACGACTCAAGCTGGTCCTTGGCGGGGCAACGCTGGGGGTCGTGGCGCTGGCGACGGTGGCGTTCGGCATGAAGTACACCGACCAGCGTCCGTTCTGTACCAGTTGCCACATCATGAACCCTGTGGGTGTCACCCACAAGCTTTCGGGACACGCCAACATTTCGTGCAACGACTGCCACGCGCCGCACAATCTGTTGGCAAAGCTACCGTTCAAGGCCATTGCCGGGGCGAGGGACGTGTACATGAACACCCTCGGGCATCCCGGCGACCTCATCCTCGCGGGCATGGAAACCAAAGAGGTGGTCAACGCCAACTGCAAGGCGTGCCACACCATGACCAATGTCGAGGTCGCCAGCATGGAAGCCAAGAAGTACTGCACCGACTGCCATCGCAACGTGCAGCACATGCGCATGAAGCCCATCAGCACGAGAGAGGTCGCCGATGAATAACCAGAAGACGTTCAAGGGGTTGCGCCTCGCCGCGCTGGGACTCGTGGCCGTGGCCGCCTTCACCGCAGGGTGTTCCGACGTGTCCACCGAACTCAAGACCCCCGTGTACAAGACGAAACTGACGGCGGAGGAAATCCGCAACAGCGCCTTCAAGCCCGAGTTTCCCAAGCAGTACGCCAGCTACGAGCGTAACGACGAGACTACGGTGATGACCGAATACAAGGGGTCTGTGCCGTTCAACAAGAACGACAACGTGAATCCCCTGCCTGAAGGCTACAGGCACGCGCAGCCGTACCTGAAGAACCTCTGGCTCGGCTATCCCTTCATGTACGAGTACCGTGAGGCGCGGGGCCATACCTACGCCATTCAGGACTTCCTGCACATCGACCGTATCAATCGCTACGCGGAGAAAGGCGGACTGCCCGCCACCTGCTGGAACTGCAAGACCCCCAAGATGATGGAGTGGGTCAAGGAGAGCGGCGACGGCTTCTGGGCGAAGGACGTCAACGAATTCCGCGACAAGATCGACATGAAGGATCACACCATCGGGTGTGCCACCTGTCACGACCCCCAGACCATGGAACTGCGCATCACCAGCGTGCCGCTCACCGACTACCTCGTCTCGCAGGGCAAGGACCCCAAGAAGCTGCCGCGTAACGAGATGCGCGCACTGGTATGCGGTCAGTGCCACGTGGAGTACTACTTCAACGGCCCCACCATGGGCGTGAACAAGAAGCCGGTGTTCCCGTGGGCCGAGGGTTTCGACCCTGCCGACATGTATCGCTACTACGACAAGCACGGCGACCTGCAGGTGAAGGGCTTCGAGGGCAAGTTCGCGGACTGGACGCACCCGGCTTCCAAGACCCCCATGATCAAGGCCCAGCACCCCGAATACGAGACGTGGATCAACGGCACCCACGGGGCCGCTGGCGTCACCTGCGCCGACTGCCACATGAGCTACACCCGCAGCGACGACAAGAAGAAGATATCGTCGCACTGGTGGACTTCGCCCATGAAGGACCCCGAAATGCGTGCCTGCCGCCAGTGCCACTCCGATAAGACCCCCGACTACCTCAAGTCGCGCGTGCTCTTCACCCAGAAGCGCACCTTCGACCTGTTGCTGGCGGCGCAGGAGGTGTCGGTGAAGGCGCATGAAGCGGTACGCCTTGCCAACGAATACCAGGGCGCCAAGGCCGCAGGCTATGACGACCTGATGATCCAGGCCCGTGAGATGGTCCGCAAGGGACAGTTCTTCTGGGACTACGTGTCCGCCGAAAACAGCGTGGGCTTCCACAACCCCGCCAAGGCACTCGACACGCTGGCCCAGTCGCAGCAGTTCAGCCAGAAGGCCATCGACCTCGCCATGGAAGCGACCCAGTACGGCATCGGCAAGGACCTTTCGGGCGACATCAAGACCATCGTGCCGCCCATCCTGAAGATGAACCGCAAGCTGCAGCAGGACCCGGAATTCATGAAGACCCACAAGTGGTTCCAGTACCTGCCCGTGCTGCCCAAGGCCGATCAGGTGTGGGACGGACAGAAGCGTCTGGTCTCCGCCAAGCAGTAGGTTTTCCCGCTCTTTCGCAAAGGTATGGGGGCGCTCCTTCGGGGGCGCCCCTTCATCATGGTACCGGGACAGGGGGCCTCAGTTGACGCCGTATCGCTTGCTGACGGGCTGCATCTGCAATCCCCGTTTCCGCCTGCCCGTCGTTGGCAGTCCACCGCGTTCTCCCGTTTGCGACCGTCGAACGTTGTGGCCGGGCGCGACCTCTCCTGCCCTGTCGAGGGCCTCGGCGGGACGGATGCCCCCTTGCGATATGTCGCGTGGAACATGGCGTCATCCTTTCCCGGAGAAGGCGGAACAGGCATCGGGTGTCAGCGAGTGCACACGCCTGTAAAAGGGTGCACTGACGACCTGTGGGGTGCAGCCCCTGCACGGGTTCCCACGACGGGCGTAAGCGGCTATGGTGTGGGCGGACCCCAACCCTCGGAGCATCCGATGAAGAATACCCTTTCGGTTCTGGTACGTAATCAGGTGGGCGTGGTCGCGCAGGCGACCGAGGTCTTCCGCCAGCACAACGTGAATCTCAATTCCATATCCTGTGCAGAGACCGAGGCGTTCGACGTGTCGCGCCTCATGCTCACCGTCGAAGGGCAGGAGCATCTGTTCGACGCGGTCAAGGCCGACCTCGCCTCCAAGGACTTCGTGCTCGAAGTGGAGGACCTCTCCGCACGCGACCTCGTCGACCGGGAACTCGCGCTGGTCAAGGTGGCGGTCACGCGCGAGACCACGACGCAGGTGATGCAGGTGTGCGAGGTGTTCCGCGCCACGGTGGTCGGCATGGGGCAGGAGACCATGACCCTCGAGATAACCGGGGACATGCGCAAGGTGGACGGTTTCATCCGCCTGTTGCGTCCCTTCGGCATCCGCAGCCTTGCACGGACGGGGTCGGTGGCACTGGCACGAGGAGACGATTAGCCCATGAGCGTACTGCAAGCCGGGACTGCGACGGAGACGCCCCGCACTTCAGATGCGGGCCGACAGAACGAAGGGGCGGACGGGGCAGTGGCCGCGCCCCGGACGCTCGATGACATCGTGGCGGCGGTGGTGCGGCGTGGCATCCCGGTGCGTGTCGCGGTGGCGGCGTGTGCCGAACCCAACGCGCTCGCAGCCGTACTCGAGGCGCGTGACATGGGCATGGCCGTGCCAGTGCTGGTGGGTGACATCGCCGCGACAGAGAGCATCGCCACGGAACGGGGGCTTTCACTGGAAGGCTGCGAGGTCGAAGACGAACCCGTACCCGTGAAGGCCGTGCAGCGTGCCGTGGACAGGGTGCGTACCGGTGGTGCCGATGTGCTCATGAAGGGCCTCGTCAACACCGACGTGTTGTTACGTGTGGTGCTCAACCGCGTGTCCGGTCTCTCTGCCGGGGGGCTTCTCAGCCATGTGGCCGTGTGTTCGCTGCCTGCGACCTGCGGCGGTGAGGCTTCGGCCTCTTCGCGGCTGGTGTGCATCACCGATGCCGCAGTGAACATCAGCCCCAACATGGAGCGCAAACTCGGAATCGTCCGCAACGCCATCTGCGTGGCACGCAGCCTTGGCATCCCGTCACCTCGCGTGGCGATGCTGGCGGCGACTGAAAAGGTCATGCTGCCCGC
This window encodes:
- a CDS encoding sigma-54-dependent transcriptional regulator, translating into MRYVLAATMDPAALAVLPRCFTPDIDLELSRSTAGMKSRLAARAHDIALVDMDILCGGTTTDYETIRQAVHGFRQQHPSVDLIVLARADAIRQAVDAVRAGAGNYLTYPLHPEEVRLVTQKLHESALVRSELDYLRDRLIQGRSGGDEGIVLDTRSPRMREVYDKIRLVAATRSTVLLTGETGTGKSLIARLIHSHSNRHGKRFISVHCGAIPEALVESELFGHEKGAFTGAIRKKPGRFEIAEGGTIFLDEIGTIGPSVQIKLLNVLQDRCFQRVGGETVIRPDVRVVAATNEDLSTLCAQGRFRRDLYYRLNVFPIDIPPLRERKEDILQLAEAFVRRCNPQRSRDIRAIHPDVIDAFMRYDWPGNVRELENIIERACILEGGEVLSPEAFPAEFRGLPHAVRNRALDISLPLEAARRHALDSFEREYLERALATSGGSIKGAAAIAGVTTRQIHKLMTRHSLKKEDFKPGSGRLKK
- a CDS encoding Rid family detoxifying hydrolase encodes the protein MADRYPILPGGAPAPVAPYSPGMVCGSFLFVSGQLPLDAATGVLIEGDIRERTRQALRNMQAVVRAAGCELSCAVRVNIYLADMNDFAAVNEVYKTFFCKPYPARTAIQAAALPLGSDILIDGIFAL
- a CDS encoding sigma-54-dependent transcriptional regulator, whose translation is MARILVVDDESLVRILVADTAGGMGHEVLAAASLTEAEEKAAKGIDVVFLDVLLPDGNGLENVARFTRLPGTPEVIVITGHGSADGAETALRHGVWDYVQKPLKVQEVMLSLSRALAYRAGRNSATGRRPLRRDAIVGDSPALREALDLVEEAAASTVNVLITGETGTGKELFARAVHANSARCESPLVTLDCASLTENLVESQLFGHVRGAFTGAERNSEGLLRQAHGGTLFLDEAGDLPLAMQGSFLRALELRRFRPVGSAHEVSSDFRLVAATNKNLHEMTRLDLFRSDLLYRLRGLTITLPPLRDRTADILPLCEHVIEGYCAQHGAPMKQMAGDFMETVERYAWPGNIRELRHAVERACTAAHDDSTLYARQLPVEVRVTVARATIPCASEVDHCMPAAEGHDGTPMTLRDYKACAERAYVTRLLDRHGADVRAAASEAGISRGHLYELVRKHGLARDGN
- a CDS encoding ATP-binding protein — translated: MNWTWQTLRIPCALTLLWCLLLLGLYRWNADSEADHIHELALLQARSFFAQIVATRAWNAVHGGVLVPESAYGPPNPYLPEDDRVVTTSDGQRLTRVNPAYMTRQISEILNDREGVGFRITSLFPLRPENAPDVWEKAALDKFRYGEKEVFTLEQGMKGSLSHYRFMAPLATDATCMNCHRDERDVTGGQRGGISVALAAAPLLAVQADRLNTLSITYWCIAIVGVFGIGGATLLISSRQAVAEAANRMKSAFLANMSHDMRTPLTGIIGMADLLEAPGCPPERRSAYIAQLKGASANLLEIVNDITDYSCLESGRLRLLPRHFALRNAVDECLGLFRFTCEQKGLTLTADIPPGLPDSLTGDDFRLRQALGNLVSNAVKFTRRGTITVAVREEERSAEDVMLRFTVQDTGVGIPLHEQDAIFESFVQGGAAHELRMGGTGLGLAITRDIAAMCGGTAGVHSTPGTGSSFWFTARLGIATEQEARADRRQPLVQDSHVPYRSPLPPSEEVLPHQTGDSAAMTCSPASLSVASPAHRLRILVADDNPVNRLFLHDALTGAGYDVMCASDGLEALECLADGRGFSLALLDVRMPGLDGLDVLRHMRAGDVPGIRPDTPVLMVTASAAGDERAQLLNAPADGVIIKPLRVATLLEQVHRVLHPGTAAMAAASPPALPPSSHCPGDAPLPSASAASYPPPVAPLSTVASQQQDTTPLPVHDTQAALADLAGNEGLLARLYAAFLDDVPTRRTALMRTLEVRQTSEWDLAPLRREAHALCNSAKALHLGHLAASTSALEMACVAGAPDRRMLEAVITDLAGAETTLTALLQATREDA
- a CDS encoding NapC/NirT family cytochrome c, with amino-acid sequence MSEEKSRNGPARLKLVLGGATLGVVALATVAFGMKYTDQRPFCTSCHIMNPVGVTHKLSGHANISCNDCHAPHNLLAKLPFKAIAGARDVYMNTLGHPGDLILAGMETKEVVNANCKACHTMTNVEVASMEAKKYCTDCHRNVQHMRMKPISTREVADE
- a CDS encoding ammonia-forming cytochrome c nitrite reductase subunit c552, whose amino-acid sequence is MNNQKTFKGLRLAALGLVAVAAFTAGCSDVSTELKTPVYKTKLTAEEIRNSAFKPEFPKQYASYERNDETTVMTEYKGSVPFNKNDNVNPLPEGYRHAQPYLKNLWLGYPFMYEYREARGHTYAIQDFLHIDRINRYAEKGGLPATCWNCKTPKMMEWVKESGDGFWAKDVNEFRDKIDMKDHTIGCATCHDPQTMELRITSVPLTDYLVSQGKDPKKLPRNEMRALVCGQCHVEYYFNGPTMGVNKKPVFPWAEGFDPADMYRYYDKHGDLQVKGFEGKFADWTHPASKTPMIKAQHPEYETWINGTHGAAGVTCADCHMSYTRSDDKKKISSHWWTSPMKDPEMRACRQCHSDKTPDYLKSRVLFTQKRTFDLLLAAQEVSVKAHEAVRLANEYQGAKAAGYDDLMIQAREMVRKGQFFWDYVSAENSVGFHNPAKALDTLAQSQQFSQKAIDLAMEATQYGIGKDLSGDIKTIVPPILKMNRKLQQDPEFMKTHKWFQYLPVLPKADQVWDGQKRLVSAKQ
- the ilvN gene encoding acetolactate synthase small subunit — its product is MKNTLSVLVRNQVGVVAQATEVFRQHNVNLNSISCAETEAFDVSRLMLTVEGQEHLFDAVKADLASKDFVLEVEDLSARDLVDRELALVKVAVTRETTTQVMQVCEVFRATVVGMGQETMTLEITGDMRKVDGFIRLLRPFGIRSLARTGSVALARGDD
- a CDS encoding phosphate acyltransferase; translated protein: MSVLQAGTATETPRTSDAGRQNEGADGAVAAPRTLDDIVAAVVRRGIPVRVAVAACAEPNALAAVLEARDMGMAVPVLVGDIAATESIATERGLSLEGCEVEDEPVPVKAVQRAVDRVRTGGADVLMKGLVNTDVLLRVVLNRVSGLSAGGLLSHVAVCSLPATCGGEASASSRLVCITDAAVNISPNMERKLGIVRNAICVARSLGIPSPRVAMLAATEKVMLPAMPATLDAQIVARMADQGEFGDAMVAGPMALDVAISPDIAARKGVSHPVAGRADILCAPDIESGNILYKSLTTLAHVEMAGILTGTTAPVVVPSRGDSRRSKLLSLALAAYVAMECRL